One genomic segment of Caldimonas brevitalea includes these proteins:
- the hisH gene encoding imidazole glycerol phosphate synthase subunit HisH — protein sequence MPTVAVVDYGMGNLRSVSQAVLHAAQGSGVQVVVTSRADEVYAAERVVLPGQGAMPDCMHELAASGLQEAVLHAAAHKPLLGVCVGMQMLLESSEEGPTEGLGLIPGDVVRFQLDGQIQPDGSRYKVPQMGWNRVFQSQPHAIWAGIPDGAYFYFVHSFHARTRHPHHSTGETEYGVRFTCAVGRDNIFATQFHPEKSADHGLALYRNFLTWKP from the coding sequence ATGCCCACCGTTGCAGTTGTCGACTACGGCATGGGCAACCTGCGTTCGGTTTCGCAGGCGGTGCTTCATGCGGCGCAAGGCTCGGGTGTGCAGGTGGTGGTGACCAGCCGTGCCGACGAGGTCTATGCGGCAGAGCGGGTGGTGTTGCCCGGCCAGGGCGCGATGCCCGATTGCATGCACGAACTGGCGGCCTCCGGGCTGCAGGAGGCGGTGCTGCATGCCGCGGCGCACAAGCCCTTGCTGGGGGTGTGCGTCGGCATGCAAATGCTGCTCGAATCAAGCGAAGAGGGCCCCACCGAGGGCCTGGGGCTGATCCCCGGCGACGTGGTGCGGTTCCAGCTCGACGGGCAGATCCAGCCCGACGGCAGTCGTTACAAGGTGCCTCAAATGGGCTGGAACCGGGTGTTCCAGTCACAACCTCATGCGATCTGGGCTGGCATTCCCGACGGCGCCTACTTCTATTTCGTCCACAGCTTCCATGCCCGCACGCGGCATCCGCACCACAGCACGGGGGAAACCGAGTACGGCGTTCGCTTTACCTGTGCTGTGGGCCGGGATAATATTTTTGCCACGCAGTTCCACCCGGAGAAGAGCGCAGACCACGGCCTCGCCCTGTACCGCAACTTCCTGACCTGGAAGCCTTGA
- the hisB gene encoding imidazoleglycerol-phosphate dehydratase HisB codes for MTTPETRSTRVAEVTRNTAETQIRVRVDLDGTGVARLSTGIGFFDHMLDQIARHGLIDLEIDAKGDLHIDGHHTVEDVGITLGQAVAKAVGDKKGLRRYGHAYVPLDEALSRVVVDFSGRPGLTMHVPFKAGSIGAFDTQLAYEFFQGFVNHALVTLHIDNLRGENAHHQCETVFKAFARALRMALELDPRMAGIIPSTKGSL; via the coding sequence ATGACGACACCCGAGACCCGATCGACGCGCGTGGCCGAAGTCACGCGCAACACCGCCGAAACCCAGATCCGCGTGCGCGTCGACCTCGACGGCACCGGCGTCGCCCGGTTGTCCACCGGCATCGGCTTTTTCGACCACATGCTCGACCAGATCGCCCGCCACGGGCTGATCGACCTCGAGATCGACGCCAAGGGCGACCTGCACATCGACGGCCACCACACGGTCGAAGACGTCGGCATCACGCTGGGCCAGGCGGTGGCGAAAGCGGTCGGCGACAAGAAGGGGCTGCGCCGCTACGGCCATGCCTATGTGCCGCTCGACGAAGCGTTGTCGCGTGTGGTGGTCGATTTCTCGGGTCGACCCGGGTTGACGATGCACGTGCCCTTCAAAGCCGGCTCGATTGGCGCGTTCGACACACAGTTGGCCTATGAGTTCTTCCAGGGTTTCGTCAATCATGCGCTGGTGACGCTTCACATCGACAACTTGCGTGGCGAGAATGCGCACCATCAGTGCGAGACGGTGTTCAAGGCTTTTGCGCGTGCGCTGCGCATGGCCCTCGAGCTGGACCCTCGCATGGCCGGCATCATTCCCTCCACCAAAGGATCTCTCTAA
- the hisC gene encoding histidinol-phosphate transaminase, which translates to MASLEQRMSAFLRPDLQAMLPYVVQPSAGYVKLDAMENPYTLPLALQRELGERLGAVALNRYPGDRVEDLRRALARHAGLPEGYALMLGNGSDELISLLALCCNRPGASVVAPSPGFVMYAVSAELHGLNYVGVPLTPDRFDLDEPAMLAAIETHRPALVYIAYPNNPTANLFDDTIIERVVQAAPGLVVIDEAYQPFSSKTYLDRLTRHEHVILMRTMSKFGLAGVRIGYMMGRSSLIEQIEKVRPPYNISVLNCEAALFALEHETEFARQAALLRAERERLIEALREMPGVLPFPSDANMVLVRMPDAERSFAHLKQRGVLVKKVSSIPALANCLRLTVGTAEENDLMIAALRESVA; encoded by the coding sequence ATGGCCAGCCTCGAACAACGCATGTCGGCCTTTTTGCGGCCCGATCTGCAGGCCATGCTGCCCTACGTGGTGCAGCCGAGCGCCGGCTACGTCAAGCTCGACGCGATGGAAAACCCCTACACGCTGCCGCTCGCGCTGCAGCGCGAACTGGGCGAGCGCCTGGGGGCCGTCGCGCTCAACCGTTACCCCGGCGACCGGGTCGAAGACCTGCGCCGCGCCTTGGCGCGCCACGCGGGGCTGCCCGAGGGTTACGCGCTGATGCTGGGCAACGGCTCGGACGAGCTGATCTCGCTGTTGGCCCTGTGCTGCAACCGGCCGGGTGCGAGCGTGGTGGCGCCGTCGCCCGGTTTCGTGATGTATGCGGTGTCGGCCGAACTGCACGGCTTGAACTACGTCGGCGTGCCGCTGACGCCGGACCGGTTCGACCTCGATGAGCCGGCGATGCTGGCCGCCATCGAAACGCACCGGCCCGCGCTGGTCTACATCGCCTACCCGAACAACCCGACCGCCAATTTGTTCGACGACACCATCATCGAGCGGGTGGTGCAGGCTGCGCCCGGGCTGGTGGTGATCGACGAGGCCTACCAGCCGTTCTCCAGCAAGACCTATCTCGACCGCCTGACGCGCCACGAGCACGTGATCCTGATGCGCACGATGAGCAAGTTCGGCCTGGCCGGCGTGCGGATCGGCTACATGATGGGGCGAAGCAGCCTGATCGAGCAGATCGAAAAGGTGCGCCCGCCCTACAACATCAGCGTGCTCAACTGTGAAGCCGCCTTGTTCGCACTGGAACACGAGACCGAGTTCGCCCGACAGGCGGCCTTGCTCAGGGCCGAGCGCGAGCGTCTGATCGAGGCCTTGCGCGAGATGCCCGGCGTGTTGCCCTTTCCGAGCGACGCCAACATGGTGCTGGTGCGCATGCCCGACGCCGAGCGCAGCTTCGCGCACTTGAAGCAGCGCGGCGTGCTGGTGAAGAAGGTGTCGAGCATCCCGGCACTGGCCAACTGTTTGCGCCTGACCGTCGGCACCGCCGAAGAGAACGACTTGATGATCGCCGCCTTGCGCGAGAGCGTGGCATGA
- the hisD gene encoding histidinol dehydrogenase, with protein sequence MKVQIRQLATTAPDFEAEFHRALHWAAETDHAIEQRVAEILADVRGRGDAAVLDYTNRFDALGATSVAALELTQTELRAALEQITPAQRQALEAAARRVRAYHERQLEACGRSWSYHDDDGTLLGQKVTPLDRVGIYVPGGKAAYPSSVLMNAIPAQVAGVGEIVMVVPTPRGEKNALVLAAAAVAGVHRAFTIGGAQAVAALAYGTATVPKVDKITGPGNAYVASAKKHVFGTVGIDMIAGPSEILVLADGSTPPDWVAMDLFSQAEHDELAQSILLCPDAGYLERVRAEIDRLLPEMPRRDVIRASLEGRGALIHTRSMEEACEISNRIAPEHLEVSSRDPHRWEPLLRHAGAIFLGAYTSESLGDYCAGPNHVLPTSGTARFSSPLGVYDFQKRSSLIEVSPTGAQALGPIAAELAYGEGLQAHARAAEMRLSDDTPEGA encoded by the coding sequence ATGAAGGTGCAGATCCGTCAACTCGCCACCACCGCGCCGGACTTCGAAGCCGAATTCCATCGCGCGCTGCATTGGGCGGCCGAGACGGATCATGCGATCGAGCAGCGCGTGGCCGAGATCCTGGCCGACGTGCGCGGCCGTGGTGACGCCGCGGTGCTCGACTACACCAACCGTTTCGACGCACTGGGTGCGACCTCGGTCGCCGCGCTGGAGCTGACGCAAACCGAGTTGCGCGCCGCGCTCGAGCAGATCACCCCCGCCCAGCGCCAGGCGCTGGAGGCGGCGGCACGGCGGGTGCGGGCCTACCACGAGCGCCAGCTCGAGGCCTGCGGGCGCTCGTGGAGCTACCACGACGACGACGGCACGCTGCTGGGCCAGAAGGTCACGCCGCTCGACCGCGTCGGCATCTACGTGCCGGGCGGCAAGGCCGCCTATCCGTCGAGTGTGCTGATGAACGCCATCCCGGCGCAGGTTGCCGGTGTCGGCGAGATCGTCATGGTGGTGCCGACGCCGCGCGGCGAGAAAAACGCGCTGGTGTTGGCGGCGGCGGCCGTCGCCGGCGTCCACCGCGCCTTCACGATCGGCGGGGCGCAGGCGGTGGCGGCGCTCGCCTATGGCACCGCGACGGTGCCCAAGGTCGACAAGATCACCGGCCCCGGCAATGCCTATGTGGCCAGTGCGAAGAAGCACGTCTTCGGCACCGTCGGCATCGACATGATCGCCGGCCCGAGCGAAATCCTGGTGCTGGCCGATGGCAGCACGCCGCCCGACTGGGTCGCGATGGATTTGTTCAGCCAGGCCGAGCACGACGAGCTGGCGCAAAGCATCCTGCTGTGCCCCGACGCCGGCTACCTCGAGCGCGTGCGGGCCGAAATCGATCGGCTGCTGCCCGAGATGCCGCGCCGCGACGTGATCCGCGCTTCGCTCGAAGGCCGCGGCGCCTTGATCCACACCCGCAGCATGGAAGAGGCCTGCGAGATCAGCAACCGCATCGCGCCGGAACACCTGGAGGTGTCGTCGCGCGACCCGCATCGCTGGGAGCCGCTGTTGCGGCATGCCGGCGCGATCTTCCTGGGGGCCTATACCAGCGAGTCGCTCGGCGACTACTGCGCCGGGCCCAACCATGTGCTGCCGACCTCCGGCACGGCCCGGTTCTCGTCGCCGCTCGGCGTCTACGACTTCCAGAAGCGTTCCAGCCTGATCGAGGTCAGCCCCACCGGCGCGCAGGCGCTCGGCCCCATCGCCGCCGAGCTGGCCTATGGCGAGGGGTTGCAGGCGCATGCGCGCGCGGCCGAAATGCGTTTGTCCGACGACACCCCCGAAGGAGCTTGA
- the hisG gene encoding ATP phosphoribosyltransferase — protein MITLALSKGRIFEETLPLLKAAGIEVTEDPEKSRKLILPTNRDDVRVVLVRATDVPTYVQYGGADLGVAGKDVLLEHGGQGLYQPLDLRIAKCRMSVAVRADFDYGAAVKQGSRVRVATKYTTVARQHFADKGVHVDLIKLYGSMELAPLTGLADAIVDLVSTGSTLKANHLVEVEQIMEISSRLVVNQAALKLKREPIRRIIDVFESVVSSSNPNPR, from the coding sequence ATGATCACGCTGGCACTGTCCAAGGGACGTATCTTCGAAGAGACGCTGCCGCTGTTGAAGGCGGCCGGCATCGAGGTCACCGAAGACCCCGAGAAGTCGCGCAAGCTGATCCTGCCGACCAACCGCGACGATGTGCGGGTGGTGCTGGTGCGCGCCACCGACGTGCCGACCTACGTGCAATACGGCGGCGCCGACCTCGGCGTGGCCGGCAAGGACGTGCTGCTCGAGCACGGCGGCCAGGGCCTGTACCAGCCGCTCGACCTGCGCATCGCCAAATGCCGCATGAGCGTCGCGGTGCGTGCCGACTTCGATTACGGCGCCGCGGTCAAGCAGGGCTCGCGGGTGCGGGTGGCGACCAAGTACACCACCGTGGCGCGCCAGCACTTCGCCGACAAGGGTGTGCACGTCGACCTGATCAAGCTCTACGGCTCGATGGAGCTGGCGCCGCTGACCGGGCTGGCCGATGCCATCGTCGACCTGGTGTCCACCGGCAGCACCCTGAAAGCCAACCATCTCGTCGAGGTCGAGCAGATCATGGAGATCTCGTCGCGCCTCGTCGTCAACCAGGCGGCGCTCAAGCTCAAGCGCGAGCCGATCCGCCGCATCATCGACGTGTTCGAAAGCGTCGTCTCGTCTTCCAACCCCAACCCAAGGTGA
- the murA gene encoding UDP-N-acetylglucosamine 1-carboxyvinyltransferase, translated as MDKLLIRGGRRLHGDVTISGAKNAALPELCAALLTAEPVTLRNVPRLQDVNTTLKLLRNMGVSAERSEALPDQVVLDAGALDKPEAPYDLVKTMRASILVLGPLLARFGQATVSLPGGCAIGSRPVDQHIKGLQAMGAEIQVEHGYIVAKAKRLRGARITTDMVTVTGTENLLMAATLAEGETVLENAAQEPEIPDLAEMLIGMGARIEGHGTSRIRIQGVERLHGVAHDIIPDRIECGTFLCAVAAAGGDVVLKRARADHLDAVIEKLREAGAVIEAGGDSIRVKGNGRLKAVSFRTSEYPAFPTDMQAQFMALNCVADGTAKVTETIFENRFMHVNELVRLGARIEVDGHTAVVQGVERLSGATVMATDLRASASLVIAGLVAEGETRVDRIYHLDRGYDQMEAKLRGIGADIERTKA; from the coding sequence ATGGACAAACTCCTCATACGCGGTGGCCGCCGGCTTCACGGTGACGTCACGATCTCGGGCGCCAAGAACGCCGCCCTGCCGGAGTTGTGCGCGGCGCTGCTGACGGCCGAGCCGGTGACGCTGCGCAACGTGCCCCGGCTGCAGGACGTCAACACCACGCTGAAGCTGTTGCGCAACATGGGCGTCAGCGCCGAGCGGTCCGAGGCGCTGCCCGACCAGGTGGTGCTCGACGCCGGCGCGCTCGACAAGCCCGAAGCGCCCTACGACCTGGTGAAGACGATGCGGGCCTCGATCCTGGTGCTCGGGCCGCTGTTGGCGCGCTTCGGGCAGGCCACCGTGTCGCTGCCCGGCGGCTGCGCCATCGGTTCGCGGCCGGTCGACCAGCACATCAAGGGCTTGCAGGCCATGGGCGCCGAGATCCAGGTCGAGCATGGCTACATCGTTGCCAAGGCCAAGCGTTTGCGCGGCGCGCGCATCACCACCGACATGGTGACCGTCACCGGCACCGAGAACCTGCTGATGGCCGCCACGCTGGCCGAAGGCGAGACGGTGCTCGAAAACGCCGCGCAGGAGCCCGAGATCCCCGACCTGGCCGAAATGCTGATCGGCATGGGCGCCCGCATCGAAGGCCACGGCACCAGCCGCATCCGCATCCAGGGGGTCGAGCGCCTGCACGGCGTGGCGCACGACATCATCCCCGACCGCATCGAATGCGGCACCTTCCTGTGCGCGGTGGCCGCCGCCGGCGGCGACGTGGTGCTGAAGCGCGCGCGCGCCGACCACCTCGATGCGGTGATCGAGAAGCTGCGCGAAGCAGGCGCGGTGATCGAGGCCGGCGGTGACTCGATCCGCGTCAAGGGCAACGGCCGCCTCAAGGCGGTGTCGTTCCGCACCAGCGAGTACCCGGCCTTCCCGACCGACATGCAGGCCCAGTTCATGGCGTTGAACTGCGTCGCCGACGGCACCGCGAAGGTCACCGAAACCATCTTCGAGAACCGTTTCATGCACGTCAACGAGCTGGTGCGGCTGGGCGCCCGCATCGAGGTCGACGGGCACACGGCGGTGGTGCAGGGCGTCGAACGGCTGTCGGGTGCCACCGTGATGGCCACCGATCTGCGCGCCTCGGCCAGCCTGGTGATCGCCGGGCTGGTGGCCGAGGGCGAGACGCGCGTCGACCGCATCTACCACCTCGACCGCGGCTACGACCAGATGGAAGCCAAGCTGCGCGGCATCGGCGCCGACATCGAGCGGACCAAGGCATGA
- a CDS encoding BolA family protein, with translation MADPTPQEVRDYIAQGLACEHLEVEGDGRHFFATIVSTEFEGKHRVARHQAVYRALGDRMREQIHALSMKTLTPAEWAHTSANHHHH, from the coding sequence ATGGCCGATCCCACCCCCCAAGAGGTCCGCGACTACATCGCCCAGGGGCTCGCGTGCGAGCACCTGGAGGTGGAGGGGGACGGCCGTCACTTTTTCGCGACCATCGTCTCGACGGAGTTCGAGGGCAAGCACCGGGTGGCGCGCCACCAGGCGGTGTACCGGGCGCTGGGCGATAGAATGCGCGAGCAAATCCACGCCCTGTCGATGAAGACGCTGACCCCTGCCGAGTGGGCCCACACTTCGGCCAACCACCACCATCATTGA
- a CDS encoding ABC transporter permease: MMTGRIPAGVITRFAGVRTLFHKEVLRFWKVAFQTVAAPVLTAVLYLLIFGHVLEDHVKVYDRVAYTSFLIPGLVMMSVLQNAFANSSSSLIQSKITGNLVFLLVTPLSHWAWFTAYVGASVVRGLAVGLGVFAVTVWFAPPAFAEPWWILVFALLGAGMLGSLGLIAGLWAEKFDQMAAFQNFIIMPMTFLSGVFYSVHSLPSFWQNISHLNPFFYMIDGFRRGFFGVSDVSPWLSLTVVGTSFALIASAALLLLRSGYKLRH; the protein is encoded by the coding sequence ATGATGACGGGGCGCATCCCCGCGGGAGTGATCACCCGTTTCGCCGGCGTTCGCACACTGTTTCACAAGGAAGTGCTGCGCTTCTGGAAGGTCGCCTTCCAAACCGTGGCGGCCCCGGTGCTGACGGCCGTGCTCTACCTGCTGATCTTCGGGCACGTGCTCGAGGATCACGTGAAGGTCTACGACCGCGTGGCCTACACCAGCTTTTTGATCCCGGGCCTGGTGATGATGAGCGTGCTGCAGAACGCGTTCGCCAACAGTTCGTCGTCGCTGATCCAGAGCAAGATCACCGGCAACCTGGTGTTTTTGCTGGTCACGCCGCTGTCGCACTGGGCCTGGTTCACCGCCTATGTCGGCGCGTCGGTGGTGCGCGGCCTGGCGGTCGGGCTGGGGGTGTTCGCCGTCACGGTCTGGTTCGCGCCGCCGGCGTTCGCCGAGCCGTGGTGGATCCTGGTGTTCGCGCTGCTGGGCGCCGGCATGCTGGGGTCGCTGGGCCTGATCGCCGGGCTGTGGGCGGAGAAGTTCGACCAGATGGCGGCGTTCCAGAACTTCATCATCATGCCGATGACGTTTTTGTCCGGCGTCTTCTACTCGGTGCACTCGCTGCCGTCTTTCTGGCAGAACATCAGCCATCTGAATCCATTTTTCTACATGATCGACGGCTTCCGGCGTGGATTCTTCGGCGTCAGCGATGTGTCGCCGTGGTTGAGCCTGACGGTGGTGGGCACGAGCTTCGCGTTGATCGCCTCGGCCGCGCTGCTGCTGTTGCGCTCCGGGTACAAATTGCGCCACTGA
- a CDS encoding ABC transporter ATP-binding protein: MPAVSFQHVFKSYPGPKGELQALKGVSFDIQPGEFFGLLGPNGAGKTTLISVLAGLARASSGTVCVHGHDVVTDFATARRHLGVVPQELVFDPFFTVREALRIQSGYFGLRRNDDWIDELLTQLGLADKADANMRRLSGGMKRRVLVAQALVHRPPVIVLDEPTAGVDVELRQTLWQFIGRLNREGHTVLLTTHYLEEAEALCHRIAMLKAGQIVALDRTTSLLSGTASTMLSFKLDGELPSALSEQARWIGRIVQIKAHDAREVEQILVLLRQAGCKVEDLEIGRADLEDVFLEIMQADTYPGAFVRRPEIAGVSR, from the coding sequence ATGCCAGCCGTCAGCTTCCAGCATGTGTTCAAGTCCTATCCGGGCCCCAAGGGCGAGCTGCAGGCTCTCAAAGGCGTCAGCTTCGACATCCAGCCTGGCGAGTTCTTCGGGTTGCTGGGGCCGAATGGCGCCGGCAAGACCACGCTGATCAGCGTGCTGGCCGGGCTGGCGCGCGCCAGCAGCGGCACCGTCTGCGTGCACGGACACGACGTGGTGACCGACTTCGCCACGGCACGCCGGCACCTGGGGGTGGTGCCCCAGGAACTGGTGTTCGACCCCTTCTTCACGGTGCGCGAGGCCTTGCGCATCCAATCGGGCTATTTCGGGCTGCGCCGCAACGACGACTGGATCGACGAATTGCTGACCCAGCTGGGCCTGGCCGACAAGGCCGACGCCAACATGCGCCGGCTGTCGGGCGGCATGAAGCGTCGCGTGCTGGTGGCGCAGGCCCTGGTGCACCGGCCGCCGGTGATCGTGCTCGACGAGCCCACCGCCGGCGTCGACGTCGAACTGCGCCAGACCTTGTGGCAGTTCATCGGCCGGCTCAACCGGGAAGGGCACACGGTGTTGCTGACCACGCACTATCTCGAAGAGGCCGAGGCGCTGTGCCATCGCATCGCGATGCTCAAGGCGGGCCAGATCGTCGCGCTCGACCGCACCACGTCGTTGTTGTCGGGCACCGCCAGCACCATGCTGAGCTTCAAGCTCGACGGCGAACTGCCGTCTGCGCTGTCGGAGCAGGCCCGCTGGATCGGGCGCATCGTGCAGATCAAGGCGCATGACGCACGCGAGGTCGAGCAAATCCTGGTGCTGCTGCGCCAGGCCGGGTGCAAGGTCGAAGATCTCGAGATCGGCCGCGCGGACCTCGAAGACGTGTTCCTGGAGATCATGCAGGCCGACACCTATCCCGGTGCCTTTGTGCGGCGGCCCGAGATTGCCGGGGTGTCTCGATGA
- a CDS encoding TetR/AcrR family transcriptional regulator produces the protein MPQKKPRRTAERILEVTLDLFNRFGEPNVSTTLISAELNISPGNLYYHYPAKDELINSLFDRYERALGELLGAADNVKNVEDAWLFFHMLFELIWEYRFLYRDLNDLLSKNRRLETHFQFVLKNKSRAVQAVLDGLCRHAAVRISPAEAEPVATAMVVVLTYWLSYEYVRDPRKALEPEGAAQAMVRGAHHVLSLLTPYLDAAGKEHMLGLISRYETRQDGRGTTTP, from the coding sequence ATGCCGCAGAAGAAGCCGCGCCGTACGGCCGAACGTATCCTCGAAGTCACGCTCGATCTCTTCAACCGCTTTGGCGAGCCCAATGTCTCGACCACCCTGATCTCGGCCGAACTCAACATCAGCCCCGGCAACCTCTACTACCACTACCCGGCCAAGGACGAGCTGATCAACTCGCTGTTCGACCGCTACGAACGTGCCTTGGGTGAACTGCTGGGGGCGGCCGACAACGTCAAGAATGTCGAAGATGCCTGGCTGTTCTTCCACATGCTGTTCGAGCTGATCTGGGAGTACCGCTTCCTCTACCGTGATCTGAATGACCTGCTCAGCAAGAACCGTCGGCTCGAAACACACTTCCAGTTCGTGCTGAAGAACAAGTCGCGCGCCGTGCAGGCAGTGCTGGACGGCCTGTGCCGCCACGCCGCGGTCCGCATTTCACCGGCCGAGGCCGAGCCGGTCGCGACCGCGATGGTGGTGGTGTTGACCTATTGGCTCAGCTATGAATACGTGCGGGACCCGCGCAAGGCCCTCGAGCCCGAAGGTGCCGCTCAGGCTATGGTGCGCGGCGCCCATCATGTGCTGAGCCTTTTGACGCCCTACCTCGACGCCGCCGGCAAGGAGCATATGCTCGGCCTGATCTCGCGCTACGAGACGCGCCAAGACGGGCGCGGCACCACCACCCCCTGA
- a CDS encoding DNA-3-methyladenine glycosylase — MIGVVLLVDGVGGRIVETEAYDRKDPASHSYAGPTRRNAAMFGPPGRAYVYRSYGMHWCLNIVCGATGQGAAVLIRALEPTHGIQVMQARRGVQSPSLLCAGPGRLCQALAIDGGHDGVPVTEPPFQWLPATEPLPVLAGARIGISKATELPWRFVAQGSRFLSRPMR, encoded by the coding sequence TTGATCGGTGTCGTCCTGTTGGTCGACGGTGTCGGCGGGCGCATCGTCGAGACCGAGGCCTATGACCGCAAGGACCCGGCCTCGCACAGCTACGCGGGGCCGACTCGGCGCAACGCGGCGATGTTCGGCCCGCCCGGCCGCGCTTACGTCTACCGTTCCTACGGCATGCACTGGTGTTTGAACATCGTGTGTGGCGCCACCGGGCAGGGGGCCGCGGTGCTGATCCGTGCGCTCGAGCCGACGCACGGCATCCAGGTCATGCAGGCCCGGCGCGGTGTGCAATCGCCGTCGCTGCTGTGCGCCGGCCCGGGCCGGTTGTGCCAGGCGCTGGCGATCGATGGCGGCCACGACGGCGTGCCGGTGACCGAGCCGCCGTTCCAATGGCTGCCGGCCACCGAGCCGCTGCCGGTGTTGGCCGGCGCCCGCATCGGCATCTCGAAGGCGACCGAGCTGCCGTGGCGTTTCGTGGCGCAGGGGTCGCGCTTCCTCAGCCGGCCGATGCGGTGA
- a CDS encoding ExeA family protein, which translates to MYAKFFGLRHEPFSIAPDPRYLFMSDRHREALAHLLYGLRSGGGFVLLTGEIGAGKTTVCRCFLKKIPRRCNVAYIFNPKLTVHELLKSVCDEFRICYEHQGPGPATVKDYLDPLNDFLLKAHAAGQDNVLIIDEAQNLSADVLEQLRLLTNLETSERKLLQIILIGQPELRGMLARPELEQLAQRVIARFHLEALSEAETAQYIRHRLAVAGISGPVPFDRKAMQAIHRLSRGVPRRINLLCDRALLGAYASGKAKVDARIVDKAAREVFNSKTERSAVPLRRRPRRMAAVGLSLAAGAAVVGVAALALEGRFDRHAVAAAPAAAASAALAASAPASSASPPKPSLVSVAAPGSGPATGSAAVPESDLSASSANLLRSEKDAWRELAQAWGVTLPEGDPCEQAAGRQLHCFRTGGGLALIRQLARPGILTLHDHNDKPAYALLTGLGDRSATLRVAGVTQKVSLTSLARMWRGDFSTFWRTPTGYQDSVGEGDAGPVVDHLVRSLASANGRPPPTGPHSFDAALKSEVYTFQLAQGLKPDGRAGPTTFMQLNRATGVAEPRLQTER; encoded by the coding sequence ATGTACGCGAAATTCTTCGGCTTGCGGCACGAGCCTTTTTCGATTGCCCCCGATCCGCGCTACCTGTTCATGAGCGACAGGCACCGCGAAGCGCTGGCGCACCTGCTCTACGGGTTGCGCAGCGGCGGCGGGTTCGTGCTGCTGACCGGCGAGATCGGAGCCGGCAAGACCACCGTGTGCCGCTGCTTCCTCAAGAAGATCCCGCGGCGTTGCAACGTCGCCTACATCTTCAACCCGAAGCTGACGGTCCACGAGCTGCTGAAATCGGTCTGCGACGAGTTCCGCATCTGCTACGAACATCAGGGCCCGGGCCCGGCGACCGTCAAAGACTACCTCGATCCCCTCAACGACTTCCTGCTCAAGGCCCACGCCGCCGGTCAGGACAACGTCCTGATCATCGACGAGGCGCAGAACCTGTCGGCCGACGTGCTCGAACAGCTGCGGCTGCTGACCAACCTGGAGACCAGCGAACGCAAGCTGCTGCAGATCATCCTGATCGGCCAGCCGGAGCTGCGCGGCATGCTGGCGCGGCCTGAGCTGGAACAGCTGGCCCAGCGCGTGATCGCCCGTTTCCACCTCGAAGCCCTGTCCGAGGCCGAAACCGCGCAATACATCCGCCACCGCCTGGCCGTGGCCGGCATCAGCGGCCCGGTGCCGTTCGACCGCAAGGCGATGCAGGCCATCCACCGGCTGTCGCGCGGGGTGCCCCGCCGCATCAACCTCTTGTGCGACCGGGCGCTGCTCGGCGCGTACGCCAGCGGCAAGGCCAAGGTCGACGCCCGCATCGTCGACAAGGCCGCGCGCGAGGTGTTCAACAGCAAGACCGAGCGGTCCGCCGTGCCACTACGCCGCCGCCCGCGCCGCATGGCCGCCGTGGGGCTGAGCCTGGCCGCAGGTGCCGCGGTGGTGGGGGTGGCCGCGCTTGCGCTCGAAGGCCGCTTCGATCGCCATGCCGTCGCCGCCGCACCGGCTGCTGCGGCCTCGGCCGCCCTGGCGGCGTCGGCGCCGGCGTCGTCGGCTTCACCACCCAAGCCGTCGCTGGTCAGCGTGGCCGCACCCGGTTCCGGGCCCGCCACCGGCAGCGCGGCGGTGCCGGAGAGCGATCTCAGCGCGTCCAGCGCCAACCTGCTGCGCAGCGAAAAAGACGCCTGGCGCGAGCTGGCCCAGGCCTGGGGTGTCACGCTGCCCGAGGGTGACCCCTGCGAACAGGCCGCCGGCCGGCAGTTGCACTGTTTCCGCACCGGCGGTGGGCTGGCATTGATCCGGCAACTGGCCCGGCCGGGCATCCTGACCCTGCACGACCACAACGACAAGCCCGCCTACGCACTGCTGACCGGCTTGGGCGACCGCAGTGCCACCTTGCGCGTGGCCGGCGTGACGCAAAAGGTCTCGCTGACCTCGCTGGCCCGCATGTGGCGCGGCGATTTCTCGACCTTCTGGCGGACGCCGACCGGCTACCAGGACAGCGTGGGCGAGGGTGATGCCGGCCCGGTGGTCGACCACCTGGTGCGCTCGCTCGCCAGCGCCAATGGCCGCCCGCCGCCGACCGGGCCGCACAGCTTCGACGCCGCCCTCAAGTCGGAGGTCTACACCTTCCAGCTGGCGCAAGGGCTGAAGCCAGACGGCCGCGCAGGCCCGACCACGTTCATGCAGCTGAACCGCGCCACCGGCGTCGCCGAACCGCGCTTGCAGACTGAAAGGTAG